The following coding sequences are from one Odocoileus virginianus isolate 20LAN1187 ecotype Illinois chromosome 7, Ovbor_1.2, whole genome shotgun sequence window:
- the MORN4 gene encoding MORN repeat-containing protein 4 isoform X1 — MEPGPSAVKALDPKHWTTGDPRQHSFSFHGRRHGFGQLMFADGGTYLGHFENGLFNGFGVLTFSDGSRYEGEFAQGKFNGVGVFIRHDNMTFEGEFKNGRVDGLGLLTFPDGSHGIPRNEGLFENNKLLRREKCSAVVQRAQSASKSARSLTA, encoded by the exons atggaacctgggccctcagcagtgaaagcgctggATCCTAAGCATTGGACCACTGGGGATCCCCGCCAGCACTCTTTCTCTTTTCATG GCCGCAGACATGGTTTTGGTCAACTGATGTTTGCAGATGGTGGCACCTACCTGGGCCATTTTGAGAATGGGCTCTTTAATGGCTTCGGGGTACTGACCTTCTCGGATGGCTCAAG GTATGAGGGGGAGTTTGCCCAGGGCAAGTTCAACGGCGTCGGAGTCTTCATTCGACATGACAACATGACCTTTGAGGGAGAATTTAAAAACGGCAGAGTGGATGGTTTGG GCCTGCTGACTTTCCCTGATGGTTCTCATGGAATACCCCGCAATGAAGGTCTGTTCGAGAACAACAAGCTTTTGCGGCGTGAGAAGTGCTCGGCGGTGGTCCAGCGGGCCCAGAGCGCCTCCAAGTCAGCCCGGAGCCTCACTGCCTGA
- the MORN4 gene encoding MORN repeat-containing protein 4 isoform X2: MTLTKGSFTYSSGEEYRGEWKEGRRHGFGQLMFADGGTYLGHFENGLFNGFGVLTFSDGSRYEGEFAQGKFNGVGVFIRHDNMTFEGEFKNGRVDGLGLLTFPDGSHGIPRNEGLFENNKLLRREKCSAVVQRAQSASKSARSLTA, from the exons ATGACCCTGACAAAAGGTTCCTTCACTTACTCCAGTGGAGAGGAGTATCGTGGCGAGTGGAAGGAGG GCCGCAGACATGGTTTTGGTCAACTGATGTTTGCAGATGGTGGCACCTACCTGGGCCATTTTGAGAATGGGCTCTTTAATGGCTTCGGGGTACTGACCTTCTCGGATGGCTCAAG GTATGAGGGGGAGTTTGCCCAGGGCAAGTTCAACGGCGTCGGAGTCTTCATTCGACATGACAACATGACCTTTGAGGGAGAATTTAAAAACGGCAGAGTGGATGGTTTGG GCCTGCTGACTTTCCCTGATGGTTCTCATGGAATACCCCGCAATGAAGGTCTGTTCGAGAACAACAAGCTTTTGCGGCGTGAGAAGTGCTCGGCGGTGGTCCAGCGGGCCCAGAGCGCCTCCAAGTCAGCCCGGAGCCTCACTGCCTGA